Proteins encoded together in one Dehalococcoidia bacterium window:
- a CDS encoding enoyl-CoA hydratase/isomerase family protein has product MATYETILYETRGPLCTITLNRPEKLNAANDTLVQELDDAFFEFDADERLLVAILRGAGRAFCSGADVQQRQLRTREELRRLGGPAGRGARGDGLSEAVNWKPVIAAVHGYALGLGYALVQRADLLVAAEGTKLQIREVQRGLGGTQHWVSTWFWTGSRFANEIALTGRMFTAEEALAQGMVNAVVPVEDLLPAAERLAA; this is encoded by the coding sequence ATGGCCACCTACGAGACGATTCTCTACGAAACCCGGGGGCCGCTCTGCACGATCACGCTGAACCGGCCGGAGAAGCTGAACGCCGCCAACGACACGCTGGTGCAGGAGCTGGACGACGCCTTCTTCGAGTTCGACGCAGACGAGCGCCTGCTCGTTGCGATCCTGCGCGGCGCCGGCCGCGCCTTCTGCTCCGGCGCCGACGTGCAGCAGCGGCAATTGCGCACGCGCGAGGAGCTGCGCCGCCTGGGCGGCCCCGCCGGCAGGGGCGCCCGCGGCGACGGGCTGAGCGAGGCGGTGAACTGGAAGCCGGTGATCGCGGCCGTGCATGGCTACGCCCTCGGGCTCGGCTACGCGCTGGTGCAGCGCGCCGACCTGTTGGTCGCGGCGGAGGGAACGAAGCTCCAGATCCGCGAGGTGCAGCGCGGGCTGGGCGGCACGCAGCATTGGGTCAGCACCTGGTTCTGGACGGGGAGCCGTTTCGCCAACGAGATCGCGTTGACCGGGCGGATGTTCACCGCCGAAGAGGCGCTGGCGCAGGGGATGGTCAACGCCGTGGTGCCGGTGGAAGACTTGCTGCCCGCGGCGGAGCGGCTGGCGGCGCA